A genomic segment from Syngnathus scovelli strain Florida chromosome 3, RoL_Ssco_1.2, whole genome shotgun sequence encodes:
- the dapk1 gene encoding death-associated protein kinase 1 isoform X3 has translation MTVFKQENVEDFYEIGDELGSGQFAVVRRCRQRSTGAEYAAKFIKKRRSKSSRRGVTREDIEREVNILKEIQHPNIITLHEVFENKADVILILELVAGGELFDFLAEKESLSEEEATQFLKQILDGVSYLHSKRIAHFDLKPENIMLLSRSMPHPRIKLIDFGLAHKIDFGNDFKNIFGTPEFVAPEVVNYEPLGLEADMWSVGVITYILLSGASPFLGDNKQETLANVSAVDYTFDDDFFGGTSVLAKDFIARLLVKDPKKRMSIQDSLQHPWIKPKDTQQALSRKESAVNMEKFKKFAARRKWKQSVRLISLCNRLSRSFLSRSNMSVARSDDTLDEEDSFVMKAIVHAINDDNVPGLRHLLGSLNSYDVNQPNRHGTPPLLIAAGCGNVDIIQLLVRKGALIQAHDKSGANAIYYAARHGHVDTLKFLHANKCPLDVQDKSGETALHVAARYGNVDVVSYLCSIRANPDLNDREQETALHCAAWHGYSAVARALCRAGCHVDAKNREGESALLTASARGFVDIVECLAEHDADLETVDKDGHTALHLAVRRCQLEVVRCLLARGCQLDRQDRHGNTPLHIACKDGNLPVVVALCSARAVLDIPNKYGRTPLHLAASNCGLEVVRHLCLSGANTEAVTNDGKTAEDLASAEQHDNIVALLGKLKKDNHKIAFIQQLRPTQTAQTRIKLKLFGHQGAGKSTLLESLKCGILRSFFRRRRTTRMSNAARHPNSPVNSKPAVSVSISNLYPGCENVSVRSRSMMFEPSLTKGVLEVFSPVHGGLSPASAATADEQATRAVDIQHANIHGVGDFSVWEFSGNPVYYCAYDYFAANDPTAVHVVVFSLEEPYESQLSHVSYWLNMLKALTPPHPHILFGGRVQQPLVVVLVGTHADLADVPRSFSGEFSYNKERALLKEVRSRFGNDLQISDKLFVMDAGASNSKDVKLLKNHLQELRSHIISSCGGMTLLSERLLAALPAWRKLSGPNQLTSWQQFVSDVQENINPLVSQQHLRGLALQLHSMGEINIMQSETVQDVVLLEPRWLCSAVLGRLLSVETPKAIHHYRGRYRLEEVQALAPDSDVEELLQILDAMDVCVRDAADPAMVDVPALIKAGGLRRSWTEDDAEGDSAAVYGGVRLVPAEHLAAFPCGLFHKLQVNLCRWSRQQKPEDDEDDEEEREADIHLWTDGAKVSRSGAEAIVLLVNHGQGVEIQVRGHESQRAKCYALLDAVCGIAENLLASTLPGLLTAKYYLSPQQLRERHAPVMVYQPKDFLRAQMQRETSLTNTMGGYRESFSAILAFGCAEVYHGGVLGPDMHITDIPLLARRKLCRMLDPPDALGKDWCLLAMNLGLSELVAKHSGNGTAPGGTPPISPPSPTAALLQEWSGRPGSTVGVLMLKLRELGRRDAADFLLKASPVFRVDGRGLGGDANGYPDGYAATCNGGTSYNSISSVISR, from the exons ATGACTGTTTTCAAGCAGGAGAATGTCGAGGACTTTTATGAGATTGGAGACGAGCTGGGCAG CGGCCAGTTCGCCGTGGTCCGACGGTGTCGTCAGCGGAGCACGGGGGCCGAGTACGCCGCCAAGTTCATCAAGAAGCGGCGCAGCAAGTCCAGCCGGCGCGGCGTGACGCGGGAGGACATCGAGCGCGAGGTCAACATTCTGAAGGAAATCCAACACCCCAACATCATCACGCTGCACGAGGTCTTCGAGAACAAGGCTGACGTCATCCTCATTCTGGAGCT CGTGGCCGGCGGAGAACTCTTCGACTTCCTGGCGGAGAAAGAGTCGCTGAGCGAAGAGGAAGCCACGCAGTTCCTCAAGCAGATCTTGGATGGAGTTTCCTACCTGCACTCCAAACGCATCGCTCACTTTGACCTCAAG CCGGAGAACATCATGCTGCTGAGCCGCTCGATGCCTCACCCGCGCATCAAGCTTATTGACTTTGGCCTGGCGCACAAGATCGATTTCGGAAACGACTTCAAAAACATTTTCGGAACCCCCGAGTTTGTCG CTCCTGAGGTGGTGAACTATGAACCGCTGGGTTTGGAGGCGGACATGTG GAGTGTTGGTGTGATCACGTACATTCT GCTGAGCGGCGCTTCGCCTTTCCTGGGCGACAACAAGCAGGAGACGCTGGCCAACGTGTCGGCCGTGGATTACACTTTTGACGACGACTTCTTTGGCGGCACCAGCGTCCTGGCCAAAGACTTCATCGCCAGACTCCTCGTCAAAGACCCCAA AAAGAGGATGAGCATTCAGGACAGCCTTCAGCACCCCTGGATCAAG CCCAAAGACACACAGCAAGCGCTCAGCAGAAAAGAGTCTGCAGTCAACATGGAAAAGTTCAAAAAGTTTGCCGCGAGAAGAAAATGGAAA CAATCTGTACGCCTCATCTCCCTGTGCAACCGCCTGTCACGCTCCTTCCTGTCCCGAAGCAACATGAGCGTGGCGCGCAGCGACGACACATTG GATGAGGAAGACTCATTTGTGATGAAGGCCATCGTCCACGCCATCAACGACGACAACGTTCCCGGCTTGCGCCATCTACTGGGCTCGTTGAACAGCTACGACGTCAACCAGCCCAACAGGCACGGCACGCCGCCGCTGCTCATCGCCGCCGGCTGCGGCAACGTCGACATCATCCAGCTGCTCGTGAGGAAAGGAGCCCTCATTCAAGCCCACGACAAG AGTGGCGCCAACGCCATCTATTATGCAGCCAGACACGGCCACGTGGACACTCTCAAATTCCTCCATGCCAACAAATGTCCTCTGGATGTACAAGATAAG TCTGGAGAAACAGCTCTCCACGTGGCGGCCCGCTACGGCAACGTGGACGTGGTCAGCTACCTGTGCAGCATCCGGGCCAACCCAGACCTCAACGACAGG GAGCAAGAGACGGCTCTGCACTGCGCCGCCTGGCACGGCTACTCGGCCGTGGCGCGGGCGCTCTGCCGGGCCGGCTGCCACGTGGACGCCAAGAACCGCGAGGGCGAGAGCGCCCTGCTCACAGCGTCCGCCCGTGGCTTCGTGGACATCGTGGAGTGCCTGGCGGAGCACGACGCCGACCTGGAGACTGTCGACAag GACGGCCACACGGCCCTCCACTTGGCCGTGCGGCGATGCCAGCTTGAGGTGGTCCGCTGCCTGCTGGCGCGTGGCTGTCAGCTGGACCGCCAGGATCGCCATGGAAACACACCGCTGCACATCGCCTGCAAGGACGGAAACCTGCCCGTCGTCGTGGCGCTCTGCAGCGCCCGAGCTGTCCTTGACATCCCTAACAAG TATGGCCGGACCCCTCTCCACTTGGCTGCCAGCAACTGTGGTCTGGAAGTGGTGCGTCACCTCTGCCTGTCTGGAGCCAACACGGAGGCCGTCACCAAC gatGGAAAGACTGCTGAGGATTTGGCTTCAGCTGAGCAACATGACAATATAGTGGCCTTGTTGGGAAAGCTTAAAAAG GACAACCACAAAATAGCCTTCATCCAGCAGTTGCGGCCCACGCAGACGGCGCAGACACGCATCAAGCTCAAGCTTttcggccaccagggggcaggcaAGAGCACGCTGCTGGAGTCGCTCAAGTGCGGCATCCTGCGAAGTTTTTTCCGGCGCCGCCGGACCACCCGCATGAGCAACGCAGCACGACACCCCAATTCTCCGGTCAACTCCAAACCCGCCG TGTCGGTGAGCATCTCCAACTTGTATCCGGGCTGCGAGAACGTGAGCGTGCGCAGTCGCAGCATGATGTTCGAGCCCAGCCTGACCAAAGGCGTGCTGGAGGTGTTCTCGCCTGTGCACGGCGGCCTCTCCCCCGCTAGTGCCGCCACCGCCGACGAGCAGGCCACCAGGGCTGTCGACATCCAGCACGCCAACATCCATG GAGTAGGAGACTTCAGCGTATGGGAGTTTTCCGGCAACCCCGTCTACTACTGCGCCTACGACTACTTTGCGGCCAACGACCCCACGGCGGTCCACGTTGTGGTCTTCAGTCTGGAGGAGCCGTACGAGAGCCAGCTGAGCCAcgtcagctactggctcaacatGCTGAAGGCCCTCACGCCGCCGCACCCCCACATCC TGTTCGGCGGCAGGGTCCAGCAGCCTctggtggtggtgctggtggGCACGCACGCGGACCTGGCGGACGTTCCCCGAAGTTTCTCCGGAGAGTTCAGCTACAATAAAGAAAGGGCCCTCCTTAAGGAAGTCAGGAGCAG GTTTGGAAACGACCTGCAGATCAGTGACAAGTTGTTTGTGATGGACGCCGGCGCCTCCAACTCCAAAGACGTCAAGCTTCTCAAGAATCATCTGCAGGAGCTGCGGTCGCACATCATCTCT AGCTGCGGCGGCATGACGCTGCTGTCGGAGCGTCTGCTGGCAGCGCTGCCCGCCTGGCGCAAGCTGAGTGGACCCAACCAGCTGACATCGTGGCAGCAGTTTGTCAGTGACGTCCAGGAGAACATCAACCCGCTGGTCAGTCAGCAGCACCTCAGAGGCCTGGCGCTTCAGCTGCACAGCATGGGAGAG ATCAACATCATGCAAAGTGAAACGGTGCAGGACGTAGTCTTGCTGGAGCCACGCTGGCTGTGCAGTGCTGTTTTGGGCCGCTTGCTGTCCGTGGAGACGCCCAAGGCCATCCACCACTACAGGGGGCGCTACAGGCTGGAGGAAGTGCAAGCCCTGGCTCCTGACAGCGACGTGGAGGAGCTGCTGCAGATCCTGGACGCCATGGACGTGTGCGTCCGGGACGCCGCCGACCCTGCCATGGTGGACGTGCCCGCCCTCATCAAGGCGGGAGGTCTACGGCGCTCATGGACAGAGGATGACGCCGAGGGGGATTCCGCCGCCGTCTACGGGGGCGTCCGGCTGGTGCCCGCCGAGCACCTGGCTGCCTTCCCCTGCGGTTTGTTCCACAAGCTGCAGGTCAACCTGTGCCGATGGAGTCGGCAGCAAAAGCCCGAggacgacgaggacgacgaggaagagagagaggccGACATTCATCTGTGGACAGACGGAGCCAAG GTGAGCCGGTCAGGTGCGGAGGCCATAGTGCTGCTGGTCAACCACGGCCAGGGCGTGGAGATCCAGGTGCGTGGGCACGAGTCTCAAAGAGCCAAGTGCTACGCCCTACTGGACGCCGTGTGCGGCATCGCCGAGAACCTGCTGGCGTCCACGCTGCCGGGCCTGCTGACCGCCAAGTACTACCTCAGCCCCCAGCAGCTCCGCGAGCGACACGCTCCCGTCATGGTCTACCAGCCCAAAGACTTCCTGAGGGCGCAGATGCAGAGGGAAACGTCGCTCACCAACACCATGGGTGGATACAGGGAGAGCTTCAGCGCCATTCTTGCCTTTGGCTGTGCAGAG GTGTACCACGGCGGCGTCCTGGGCCCGGACATGCACATCACTGACATCCCCCTACTAGCTCGCCGCAAGCTGTGCCGCATGCTGGACCCGCCCGACGCCCTGGGGAAGGACTGGTGCCTTCTCGCCATGAACCTCGGCCTCAGCGAGCTGGTGGCGAAGCACAGCGGCAACGGGACAGCGCCCGGCGGGACGCCACCCATTTCCCCGCCCAGCCCGACCGCCGCcctgctgcaagagtggagcggGCGCCCGGGCAGCACGGTAGGCGTCCTCATGCTCAAGCTGCGGGAGCTAGGCCGAAGGGACGCCGCTGACTTCCTCCTCAAGGCCTCGCCCGTCTTCAGAGTCGACGGGCGGGGGCTGGGCGGCGACGCCAACGGTTACCCTGATGGTTACGCCGCCACCTGCAACGGGGGCACGTCCTACAACTCCATCAGCTCTGTCATTTCCCGCTAA